A window of the Citrus sinensis cultivar Valencia sweet orange chromosome 9, DVS_A1.0, whole genome shotgun sequence genome harbors these coding sequences:
- the LOC102614430 gene encoding protein CHLORORESPIRATORY REDUCTION 6, chloroplastic isoform X2: protein MKASKKRDFQSAINGVMSLSTDSSKLEPPMPPTEGRFDVVLDNDAIRSLDLSPFHSATGITSPTLAEPKEFLERTIGFTINYTREDPRDPRELSEFPDIRLWFVRLDAAYPWIPVLLDWRAGELARYAAMLVPHQMSMKMGIVFNPEALELFIMNKVFVVYTWFKQHNVQKPRLKTSDMARMLGFGIEDRLFDLVDRESS, encoded by the exons ATGAAGGCA TCAAAGAAGAGGGATTTTCAATCTGCTATAAACGGTGTCATGTCATTATCGACAGATTCATCTAAGCTTGAACCTCCAATGCCCCCAACTGAAGGCAGATTCGACGTAGTTCttgataacgatgctattcgCAGCCTTGATTTATCCCCATTTCACAGTGCCACTGGGATTACTTCACCTACATtag CTGAGCCAAAGGAGTTTCTTGAACGTACAATCGGATTTACAATTAACTACACGAGAGAAGATCCACGCGATCCTCGAGAACTATCAGAATTCCCTGATATAAGACTTTGGTTTGTGAGGCTGGATGCTGCTTATCCATGGATCCCTGTTTTGTTGGATTGGCGAGCTGGTGAGCTTGCTCGTTATGCTGCCATGTTAGTTCCTCACCAG ATGAGTATGAAAATGGGGATTGTGTTTAATCCTGAGGCCCTGGAACTCTTTATCATGAATAAAGTGTTCGTTGTGTACACTTGGTTTAAGCAGCATAATGTTCAAAAGCCTAGATTGAAGACAAGTGACATGGCTCGTATGCTTGGATTTGGAATCGAAGATCGACTTTTTGATTTGGTTGATAGAGAGTCCTCTTga
- the LOC102614430 gene encoding protein CHLORORESPIRATORY REDUCTION 6, chloroplastic isoform X1: MPMAATTTIKPLLPLSLSPNKSCSYSIPSSSSFISCNPISDSTATFSLLHSNRPRGQISVSVAFNPQGNFDIPMFEDEGNSSKLEPPMPPTEGRFDVVLDNDAIRSLDLSPFHSATGITSPTLAEPKEFLERTIGFTINYTREDPRDPRELSEFPDIRLWFVRLDAAYPWIPVLLDWRAGELARYAAMLVPHQMSMKMGIVFNPEALELFIMNKVFVVYTWFKQHNVQKPRLKTSDMARMLGFGIEDRLFDLVDRESS, encoded by the exons ATGCCCATGGCTGCCACTACTACCATTAAACCCTTACTTCCACTCTCTCTTTCACCAAACAAAAGTTGCAGTTACAGTATACCCTCCTCATCTTCCTTCATTTCCTGCAATCCCATCTCAGATTCCACTGCTACTTTCTCCCTTTTACACAGCAATAGACCAAGAGGACAAATTTCAGTGTCAGTTGCATTCAATCCTCAAGGGAATTTTGACATCCCTATGTTCGAAGATGAAGGCA ATTCATCTAAGCTTGAACCTCCAATGCCCCCAACTGAAGGCAGATTCGACGTAGTTCttgataacgatgctattcgCAGCCTTGATTTATCCCCATTTCACAGTGCCACTGGGATTACTTCACCTACATtag CTGAGCCAAAGGAGTTTCTTGAACGTACAATCGGATTTACAATTAACTACACGAGAGAAGATCCACGCGATCCTCGAGAACTATCAGAATTCCCTGATATAAGACTTTGGTTTGTGAGGCTGGATGCTGCTTATCCATGGATCCCTGTTTTGTTGGATTGGCGAGCTGGTGAGCTTGCTCGTTATGCTGCCATGTTAGTTCCTCACCAG ATGAGTATGAAAATGGGGATTGTGTTTAATCCTGAGGCCCTGGAACTCTTTATCATGAATAAAGTGTTCGTTGTGTACACTTGGTTTAAGCAGCATAATGTTCAAAAGCCTAGATTGAAGACAAGTGACATGGCTCGTATGCTTGGATTTGGAATCGAAGATCGACTTTTTGATTTGGTTGATAGAGAGTCCTCTTga